The sequence CGGCGCACCGTTCGGCTTCGTCGCCATTCTCGGCGTCATCGCGTTGCTCGGCATCATCATGCGCAACTCGATCATCCTGGTCGACCAGATCGACCAGGACATCGCCAGAGGCATGGATCGCTCGGAGGCCATCATCGGCTCGGCCGTGCGCCGTTTCCGGCCGATCGTGCTGACGGCGATGACGGCGGTGCTGGCACTGATCCCGATCTCGCGCGCCGTGTTCTGGGGGCCGCTCGCCTATGCGATGATGGGCGGCATCGTGGTCGCCACCGTGCTGACCATCCTGGTGCTGCCGGCCGGCTACGCCCTGTTCTTCGGCCGCGAGCCGAAGAAGGTGGTGAACAGCGAGCAGGCGCCCGAACCGGAACTGGCCGCCGAGCGGCCGCAACTGGCCCTGGCCGCGGAATAGAGCGGTTACATCGCATCATCCGCCGCCGGCGATGGCGGATGATGCGGCGTGACAGGCCAGCCGTCACGCCGATGAAAATGCTCCGCAGTGCCGGTTTTGCAAAACAGAATTCCTTCCCAGGACCGCAAAGCGGTCCCATCCTGCGCTATATGGAGCGGCAACGCTCGTCCTCATCAGGGTGTCTTCCCATGGCAGAAAAAAGCAATTGCGGCTCGGCGCCTTCATGCGCCCGGTCAGCTTGCACACCGGCGCCTGGCGCTATCCAGGCGCCTATCCCGACGCCAACTTCAACTTTGCGCATCTGAAACGCTTCGCGCAGACGCTGGAGGCGGCGAAGTTCGACGCTTTCTTCATGGCCGATCACCTAGCGGTGCTCAACATGCCGATCGAGGCGCTGCGGCGCAGCCACACGGTGACCTCGTTCGAGCCGTTCACGCTGCTGTCGGCGCTGGCCGCCGTCACCGATCACATCGGGCTGGTCGCCACAGCGTCGACGACCTTCGACGCGCCCTATCACATCGCCCGCCGCTTCGCCTCGCTCGACCATATCAGCGGCGGTCGCGCCGGTTGGAACATCGTCACCACGTCCAATCCCGATGCAGCGCTCAATTTCGGACTGGACGAACATGTCGAGCATGACGAGCGCTATCACCGGGCGCGGGAATTCTACGATGTCGTCACTGGCCTGTGGGATAGTTTTGCCGACGACGCCTTCATCCGCGACGCCGAAAGCGGACTTTATTTCGATCCCGCCAAACTGCATGTGCTGGATCACAAGGGCGAGCATCTCTCCGTGCGGGGTCCGCTCAACATAGCCCGCCCGGTGCAGGGCTGGCCGGTGATCGTCCAGGCCGGCGCGTCGGAAGCAGGACGGCAGCTGGCCGCCGAGACGGCGGAGGTGATTTTCGCCGCCCATGGTGATCTCGCCGC is a genomic window of Mesorhizobium huakuii containing:
- a CDS encoding LLM class flavin-dependent oxidoreductase, with the translated sequence MRPVSLHTGAWRYPGAYPDANFNFAHLKRFAQTLEAAKFDAFFMADHLAVLNMPIEALRRSHTVTSFEPFTLLSALAAVTDHIGLVATASTTFDAPYHIARRFASLDHISGGRAGWNIVTTSNPDAALNFGLDEHVEHDERYHRAREFYDVVTGLWDSFADDAFIRDAESGLYFDPAKLHVLDHKGEHLSVRGPLNIARPVQGWPVIVQAGASEAGRQLAAETAEVIFAAHGDLAAGQRFFADVKGRAQKLGRSREDIKILPGAFVIVGDSVEEARAKRAKLDSLVYYESGIASLSIALGHDASAFDPDAALPEIPETNASKSSRERVIELARNENLTVRQLAQRLGGYSGLAFVGTPQTIADEMEEWLVTEGSDGFNIMFPYLPAGLDDFVEKVVPELQRRGIFRRQYEGSTLRENLGLKRPPNRFFEHPKAVVRKAG